One stretch of Carettochelys insculpta isolate YL-2023 chromosome 20, ASM3395843v1, whole genome shotgun sequence DNA includes these proteins:
- the MIF4GD gene encoding MIF4G domain-containing protein — protein MGDSGREEYKIQSFDTETQQLLKTALKDPSGVDLEKVANIIVDQSLKDCVFSKEAGRICYTIIQAESKQAGQSIFRRSLLNRLQQEYKDREELRARSPQAWICYVNFICNIFDYLRVNNMPMMALVNPVYECLFRLAQPDSLRKEEEVDCLVLQLHRIGEQLEKMNSQPMDELFSLLRDGFLLQEGLSSLSQLLLLEIIEFRAADWKMTAAAQKYYYSEVTD, from the exons ATGGGAGACTCGGGCAGAGAAGAGTATAAGATACAGTCATTCGACACCGAGACACAGCAGTTATTGAAAACAGCTCTCAAAG ACCCCAGCGGTGTGGACCTGGAGAAAGTGGCCAATATCATTGTGGACCAGTCCCTCAAAGACTGTGTGTTCAGTAAGGAGGCTGGACGCATCTGTTACACCATTATCCAG GCAGAGAGCAAGCAGGCAGGCCAGAGCATTTTCCGGCGGAGTTTGCTCAACCGACTGCAGCAGGAGTATAAGGACCGGGAAGAACTGCGTGCCCGTTCACCGCAGGCATGGATCTGTTATGTCAACTTCATTTGTAACATCTTTGACTATCTGAGG GTGAACAACATGCCCATGATGGCGCTGGTGAACCCAGTTTATGAATGCTTGTTCCGACTGGCACAACCCGACAGCCtgcggaaggaggaggag GTGGActgcctggtgctgcagctgcaccgCATTGGAGAACAGCTGGAGAAGATGAACTCCCAGCCAATGGATGAGCTCTTCTCCCTTCTCAGAGATGGTTTTCTCCTGCAGGAGGGGCTCAGCTccctctctcagctcctgttgctGGAGATCATAGAGTTCCGGGCTGCAGACTGGAAGATGACAGCTGCGGCTCAAAAATACTATTACAGTGAAGTCACAGATTAA